The DNA segment CTCGCGGGCGTACGCGCGATCTCGATCTCGCCGCGGTCGATCTCGGCTTCGACCTCGCGGGCGGCCTGTACCATGTTCTCCATCTTCCCGTAGGCGACGTCGCGGGGAAGCAGCTTCAGCCCGCAGTCCGGCGAGACCGTCAGTCGGTCGGCCGGGACGACCTCGAGGCCCTTCTTGATGTTCTCCTTGATCTCGGCGACGCTCTCGACCTCGGCGACGTGGACGTCGGTGACGCCGAGCGCGAGGTTGCCGGTGAACTCGTGTTCGGTGAACACGTCGAGCTGTTCGTAGTCGCCGTTCGCGAGCTCGAGGTCGTACTCGTCGACCGGATAATCGAGGATCTCGGGGTAAATTCTGGAATAGTCGCCGTAACAGACGTGCAGTCCCAGATAGACGTCCTCGTGGATCTCCTCGGCGATGCGTTCGAGCGCCTCGCCGACGATGGCGTGGTCGTCGGGCGTCGTCGCGAGCGCGGGCTCGTCGATCTGGATGTAGCGGGCGCCGGCGTCGACCAGCTTCTCGATCTCCTCGTTGACCAGATCCGCGAGGTCGTAGGTCAGCTCCTCCTCGGTGTCGTAGGCCTCGTTGAACGACCAGTTCGCGAGCGTATAGGGGCCCGTGATCGGCACCTTCACCGGTCGGTCGGTGAGGGCGGCGGCGAACTCGTACTCCTCGACCAGCCAGTTCTCGCCGTACTCGACCTGGCGGGTGACCGAGGGCTTGTCGAAGTAGTTGTGTCCCCAGACCTTCACGGGGCCGTTGAACTCGTAGCCGTCGATCCGGTGGGCGAAGAACTCGACCATCTCGTTCCGCCGGACCTCGCCGTCGACCAGCACGTCGAGTCCCGCGCGCTCGTGCTCCTCGGTGATGACGCGGGCGGCGTCGTCGGTCGCCTCCTTCCAGTCCTCGTCGTCGAAGCTGTTCTCCTCGTCCTCCCAGAGCTCCCGGACCCGGTGGAGCCACTTGGGCTTGGGGTAGCTCCCGACGACGGTGGTCATGATGAACGTCTCGTTCGCGTGGTCCGGGCGGCGGAACTGATCGCGGTTCGACTGCGGGCTCATGCCGTCACCTCCCGGGGCGCGACGACCGCACCGAGGGTCTCGAGCTTCTCCTTGTACTTGTTCTCGGGCAGGTAGAACAGCTCCGTGTTCGTCGTCAGGTAGGTGGTCTCGAACTCCTGGGAGGGGACGCGCTCGTCGATCCACTCGATCCGTTCGGCGACC comes from the Halalkalicoccus sp. CG83 genome and includes:
- a CDS encoding methionine synthase, yielding MSPQSNRDQFRRPDHANETFIMTTVVGSYPKPKWLHRVRELWEDEENSFDDEDWKEATDDAARVITEEHERAGLDVLVDGEVRRNEMVEFFAHRIDGYEFNGPVKVWGHNYFDKPSVTRQVEYGENWLVEEYEFAAALTDRPVKVPITGPYTLANWSFNEAYDTEEELTYDLADLVNEEIEKLVDAGARYIQIDEPALATTPDDHAIVGEALERIAEEIHEDVYLGLHVCYGDYSRIYPEILDYPVDEYDLELANGDYEQLDVFTEHEFTGNLALGVTDVHVAEVESVAEIKENIKKGLEVVPADRLTVSPDCGLKLLPRDVAYGKMENMVQAAREVEAEIDRGEIEIARTPASAD